The following are from one region of the Ischnura elegans chromosome X, ioIscEleg1.1, whole genome shotgun sequence genome:
- the LOC124171288 gene encoding uncharacterized protein LOC124171288, whose product MAEKIKELIIKRGHIKARVTRFKNFVERVEIPDGIHELRLRLEKFKDIWQKFEDVQSEIELLNAGSEGEWEEFEDAYFDAVSKAEQIIQSPTASKSKEKGHDVAPVKLPQINLSANSTPFIPSSTKIQSTTASLPCQGEASTASSSSSCHFSVETNLEDQVKNFWKLEECKPASKLSAEKVKCEEHFKKNTTRGADGRFIVRLPIKGDISHLGDSEQIANRTFMMIEKRLQRDEERKLAYSLFMKEYRDLGHIKLVVEEEDHPPRKESHRDPRAAAVVMKDFYVDDLLTGSSSIEEAEKIQEGIITLLERGGFKLRKWCSNHPALLKKIPLNHREASYQIRPEGNNTIRSLGILWNPNADVFHFDTKNFDCKARVSKRSVLSDLARIFDPLGLIGPIILKAKIFLQRLWELRLEWDESLPAELHSKWLDFRESFRCLNDLRLPRRVIAKNCSVYEIHGFCDASESAYGACVYVRSIESDGKFMMRLLCSKSRVAPLKKTTLPRLELCAAVLLANLIQKVSSSLSFSGSPTLWSDSTVVLSWLKAPSSDWKTFVANRVAEIHELTSKCKWRHIRGVDNPADHISRGITPQQLHEMASWWQGPPWMNGHENEWPPESFIEMLELPEKRPMATALIAVEVNQLIQRYSSLSKLQRVTAYCLRFRHNASKSRTERKTGELTAREIEAALTQLIKAAQREVFFNELHDLQRKNQVSRKTSLKNLHAFLDENNVIRVGGRISSSNISYSQKHPIVLPPKHHLTKLSVMQEHIRQLHAGPQLLLSSIRQRFWPLSGRNLCRQIVHQCTRCFRSNPKAVPQLMGNLPRQRLEPTRPFLRCGVDYCGPIYVKTSRRRGSQPIKAYISVFVCFSTKTVHLELVGDLTTEAFLGALKRFTSRRGKCSDIYSDNGTNFVGANRELKDLKKVFSSKSHQERLHHYSSSQGINWHLIPPRSPHFGGLWEAAVRSLKYHLRRIVGNASLTYEETYTYLTMIEACLISRPITQMSSDPNDLNPLTPGHFLIGDALTAIPDPNMIDIPVNRLSRWQHVTRMQQHFWSRWHKEYLSSLQVRPKWTREAPSMQQGDLVLIKEDNLPPLRWSLGRIVQLHPGEDGVSRVATVRTTAGLIRRAVNKLCPLPKEES is encoded by the coding sequence atggcagagaaaattaaagaattaattataaaacgCGGGCATATCAAGGCTAGAGTCACTAGatttaagaattttgtggaaaGAGTTGAGATTCCTGATGGAATCCATGAATTGCGTCTCCGCCTggagaaatttaaggatatttGGCAGAAATTCGAAGATGTGCAATCTGAGATCGAATTATTGAATGCGGGAAGCGAAGGAGAGTGGGAGGAATTCGAAGACGCGTATTTTGATGCCGTCTCAAAGGCCGAACAAATAATACAATCACCCACCGCAAGCAAATCAAAGGAAAAGGGCCACGATGTTGCTCCCGTGAAGCTCCCGCAAATAAATCTATCAGCAAATTCAACACCATTCATTCCGTCTTCAACAAAAATACAGTCCACTACAGCAAGTCTTCCATGCCAGGGGGAGGCGTCAACagcgtcatcgtcatcatcatgccATTTTAGCGTGGAGACAAACTTGGAAGACCAGGTAAAAAACTTCTGGAAATTAGAGGAGTGCAAACCGGCTTCAAAACTCTCAGCAGAAAAGGTGAAATgtgaagaacatttcaagaaaaacacCACAAGAGGGGCAGATGGGCGCTTCATCGTTAGACTACCCATCAAAGGAGACATCAGTCACCTTGGAGATTCTGAGCAAATCGCCAATCGCacctttatgatgattgagaaGCGACTTCAAAGGGACGAGGAGAGGAAATTAGCATATTCTTTATTCATGAAGGAATATCGAGATCTTGGGCACATAAAGTTAGTCGTAGAGGAAGAGGACCATCCACCAAGGAAAGAATCGCATCGTGATCCTCGCGCTGCAGCAGTGGTGATGAAAGATTTCTACGTAGATGATCTCCTCACAGGCAGCAGCTCGATCGAGGAGGCTGAGAAAATTCAAGAAGGAATTATCACATTGCTAGAAAGAGGAGGTTTTAAGCTTCGAAAATGGTGCTCTAATCATCCCGCATTGCTGAAGAAAATCCCATTGAACCACAGGGAGGCATCTTATCAGATTCGTCCGGAAGGAAACAACACCATCAGGAGCCTGGGAATTCTTTGGAATCCAAACGCGGATGTCTTCCATTTCGACACGAAGAACTTCGATTGTAAAGCCCGAGTATCTAAACGATCAGTTCTTTCCGATCTTGCAAGGATATTTGATCCTCTGGGTCTTATAGGACCAATCATTCTAAaggcaaaaatattccttcagcGACTGTGGGAACTCAGATTGGAATGGGATGAATCACTTCCTGCGGAGCTACATTCAAAATGGCTTGATTTCCGTGAATCATTCAGATGCCTAAATGATTTGCGACTTCCCCGGCGCGTTATTGCGAAGAATTGCAGTGTTTATGAGATTCACGGCTTTTGTGATGCCTCAGAATCCGCTTATGGTGCATGTGTATACGTCAGGTCCATCGAATCAGATGGAAAATTCATGATGCGTCTTCTATGCTCCAAGTCGCGAGTGGCGCCGCTGAAGAAAACCACTCTTCCCAGGCTAGAACTCTGCGCAGCAGTACTCCTCGCAAACCTCATTCAAAAGGTCTCATCATCACTCTCATTTTCGGGAAGCCCTACTCTGTGGTCAGACTCTACAGTGGTCCTCTCATGGCTGAAGGCACCATCATCCGATTGGAAGACTTTCGTCGCCAACAGGGTTGCCGAGATCCACGAGCTCACAAGTAAATGCAAATGGAGGCATATCAGAGGAGTGGACAATCCAGCGGATCACATTTCCAGGGGGATTACCCCACAACAATTGCACGAGATGGCATCATGGTGGCAAGGACCGCCTTGGATGAATGGACATGAAAATGAATGGCCGCCAGAATCATTCATTGAGATGCTAGAGCTCCCCGAGAAACGACCAATGGCCACCGCTTTAATTGCAGTGGAGGTGAACCAATTAATCCAGCGCTATTCGTCATTATCCAAATTGCAGAGGGTAACGGCTTATTGCCTGCGATTCAGACACAACGCCTCAAAGTCACGCACTGAGAGGAAAACGGGAGAGCTCACGGCTCGAGAAATAGAGGCGGCTCTTACGCAGTTGATTAAAGCAGCTCAAAGAGAAGTGTTTTTTAATGAGCTTCATGACCTTCAGCGGAAAAATCAAGTTAGCAGGAAAACAAGCTTGAAAAATCTGCATGCATTTCTGGATGAAAACAACGTGATCCGGGTGGGAGGAAGAATAAGTTCCTCTAATATTTCCTATAGTCAGAAGCATCCAATTGTCTTGCCTCCGAAACATCATCTTACAAAATTGAGCGTGATGCAAGAACACATCAGGCAACTTCACGCTGGACCGCAACTGCTTCTTTCGTCAATACGGCAACGTTTCTGGCCTTTAAGTGGAAGAAATCTCTGCCGTCAGATCGTACATCAATGCACAAGATGCTTTCGCAGTAACCCTAAGGCTGTACCACAGTTAATGGGTAATTTACCAAGACAGAGACTTGAACCAACTCGCCCCTTTTTAAGGTGCGGGGTTGATTATTGCGGCCCCATTTATGTAAAAACTAGTCGTCGTCGAGGATCTCAGCCAATCAAGGCTTATATATCTGTATTTGTTTGCTTCTCCACCAAGACAGTGCATCTTGAATTAGTGGGGGATTTGACGACAGAAGCATTTTTGGGAGCTTTAAAGCGCTTCACATCTCGACGAGGAAAGTGCAGCGACATTTATTCAGACAATGGCACAAATTTTGTGGGAGCGAATCGGGAATTGAAGGATCTCAAGAAAGTATTCTCATCGAAGTCACACCAGGAAAGACTTCATCACTACTCATCCTCACAAGGCATCAATTGGCACTTAATTCCCCCTCGTTCACCCCACTTTGGAGGCCTTTGGGAAGCGGCTGTCCGTTCACTCAAATATCATCTCAGGAGAATTGTTGGGAACGCATCCCTCACGTATGAGGAGACATACACTTATTTAACTATGATAGAGGCGTGCCTTATCTCCCGACCAATTACCCAAATGTCATCAGATCCTAATGACCTCAATCCATTGACTCCTGGCCATTTCTTAATTGGTGACGCACTCACTGCCATCCCTGACCCAAATATGATTGATATCCCCGTCAATCGTCTATCCAGATGGCAGCACGTGACCAGGATGCAACAGCATTTCTGGTCTCGTTGGCACAAGGAGTACCTGTCCAGCCTCCAGGTTAGACCCAAGTGGACCAGAGAGGCACCCAGCATGCAGCAAGGCGACTTGGTCCTTATCAAGGAGGACAATCTACCCCCTCTCCGGTGGAGCCTCGGTCGCATCGTGCAGCTCCACCCCGGTGAGGATGGGGTTTCGAGAGTGGCGACAGTGAGAACGACTGCCGGGCTAATACGGCGGGCGGTCAACAAACTCTGTCCCTTGCCTAAAGAGGAAAGCTAA